The proteins below are encoded in one region of Campylobacter helveticus:
- a CDS encoding disulfide bond formation protein B, which yields MILDEKKIYYLLFCLCIFCLLLSHTFFQNYLFMRPCEQCVYVRLAFCILILSFIFLSFKSIQFLGFTLAFFGIFYGVKASLKLMQMHSALLSNNPFLASCSTYPRFAFNLPLDRFFPSFFAPTGICALDAPMPPNDVNLSTLQDFFVDFYSQGWYLVPKFEFISMAEASLLIFSFILIIIFLFFIKKLNLRAKFVSFALFLGLILLA from the coding sequence TTGATTTTAGATGAAAAGAAAATTTATTATTTGCTTTTTTGCCTTTGTATTTTCTGTTTGCTTTTATCGCATACTTTTTTTCAAAATTATCTTTTTATGCGTCCTTGCGAGCAGTGTGTTTATGTGCGTTTGGCTTTTTGTATTTTAATACTTTCTTTCATTTTTCTTTCATTTAAATCTATTCAATTTTTGGGCTTTACCTTAGCCTTTTTTGGAATTTTTTATGGAGTAAAAGCCTCTTTAAAATTAATGCAAATGCACTCTGCTCTACTTTCAAATAACCCTTTTCTAGCCTCTTGTTCGACCTATCCGCGTTTTGCTTTTAACTTACCTTTAGATAGATTTTTCCCATCTTTTTTTGCACCGACAGGCATTTGTGCTTTGGATGCACCTATGCCCCCTAACGATGTGAATTTAAGCACTTTGCAAGATTTTTTTGTCGATTTTTATTCGCAAGGATGGTATTTAGTGCCAAAATTTGAGTTTATTAGTATGGCGGAGGCTTCTTTGCTTATTTTTAGTTTTATTTTAATCATAATTTTTTTATTTTTTATTAAAAAACTTAATTTAAGAGCTAAATTTGTAAGTTTTGCTCTTTTTTTAGGCTTGATTTTACTTGCGTGA